DNA from Hippoglossus hippoglossus isolate fHipHip1 chromosome 1, fHipHip1.pri, whole genome shotgun sequence:
AACCCCAAAGATGTTCCATTGagaatgatataaaacagataaaagccCCAAATGCTTTAGAAGCCAAGGACCAGTGCGATTTTACGTGAAAATGActtaaattctatgattatCAAAACACATGCCCGTTAATATTTATACTACAAATCTAAAGTGATGAGTCATTAATCCACCAACTAATTAATTCACCCTGAAAGGTTAAATTTCATACAGGACAGAGGCTGTGAGCAGAGCAAATAACAAACACAGGGGCATACTGCTCAACTGAGTAAATAGTGGTGTGCAGATTAAGTCACAGGTAAACTTTAAGTCATCCCCATGTATGTCCTGTGAGAACAAGAATTTCCATGTGCAcctaaaacaaaaaggaaacaacatAGCTTACTCATTTATAATGCAGCAGAGGAAAAGGCCAAATACAGGTGAAGAGGGAAAACGAGGACTGTCAAGTGTTCAGccagtattttatgttttcagattCACACACAGGTTCTGAAAGTGGCATTTCATCCAACCATTATTCTAATCATGGTGATGATGACTACTCTTTTGTAGTCATAATTACCTATGTCCAAATCCTGCATTTCCATGTGCACCTGCTCCTAACCTGGTTACTTCTTCTAACAGGACATATTTCATTACTGACTTGTCACCCGTTTCACTACCATTCCTTGTCAGCTGAATGACATCACAGTTCCTAAATTGCCAACAGGTATGATCACAGAACAAACAGATCAAACGCATTCACTTGCATGACAGCACTAGCTCCTGCATATCTGAACTGTATGCAACTCAACCTGAGTAACAGCTGATACACAACACAGGCTTGGACTTAAATGTCACAAGCTCCACTGGAACAATGGCTCAGCAAGTTTAAAAGCTATGACTTTCATTATGCTCACCTGCCTCCTCATTGCCCTTCAAGTTCCCAGTCAtgagaatatgaaaaaaaactgcatttactGTGGATGTTTTACTTGATAAGGTCACTCTAAGATTAGTGACTCTTGAGAGCAAAGCAAAGATCAATTACCATAGATAATCTATAGCCTACCTGCTACATCAGGAAATCCTCTGCCCATTCCCTGTAAGATGCAAAGTAGGAAGTCTTCCTCTTACTAAAGCTTTCataaagaaaccaaagacatATGGGAGTTGGGAATGTGGCTTGTATGATGTGTTATTTCATAACAAACACCACTGTTGTGTGTTGCATGCACCCTGCATCTGCACACAAAACTACAGTTAAAACCAAGGGACCCGCATCAtggaaaatacaacacaatacagtAAAACAGCAAGGTCACCGAGCCCCGCTGGAGCGCTGTGCACGAGCCCTCTCCACAACCAGAAAGAGTCCCGTCATACATTATTAACAAGGGACAAACTATCTGTTTCAATTCTACTGAGTGGTTGGTGGACCCTCACAGTAGGGCCCTGGGGCCACCAGAAAGTCCTTGAGAGGTCTGAGAGTCCCCCCCCTAAAGCTAGCTCCATTAATGCATGTTATTATACCGTTTTTTAATGGCTGTGCAGCCACGTCATCAACATAATGCCCTTTAGATCTCCCTTACCCTTCACCCTCAGACTCTCAGACCCTCAGACCCTCAGACCCTCAGATGCTCTTCTTGTAGATGATTGCTTGAATGTCCCGTCACTAAAAGTACTTTTAATAAACATCTATAGAGATTTATTtagaacaatttaaaaaatagaaatggGAAAGTTAAACTTTCCATCAAGTTATATTTCTACAGCAGTGGTTCACAATTTGAAGCTTGGGACCCTAAATCAATGTGATCTGGGAAATAAAGCTTGACCCATTTATTGGTTGACCGATAAtaccgatatgagcctttccaGACATGTCGGTATCGGTGTGTATGTTTGCCGATACGAAATATGTGCaacatttattctgtaaaataaacgtTGCTCTACAAAATTAGGGAAATTAGGGATCATcgcaaatattttttatatatctattcagtataataattttttttaccctcCAATATCTGTATCCGCATTGGCCCATCAAAAACCGTATTGATCAGGTTTTACTAATAAGGAAAATTAAGTGTATTTTACAATTTGTTCCTCTAATTTGAGCTTGTTTACTTGTAACATACTAAAAACTTTTACCTCTTCAGTCAATAACAGCAACTGAACTGCTCACAACTAAAGCCATGTGATGAGAGGTCACAAGCACATACCGCTTTATTAAAAGCCACAAAAAAATGGTAACCACTGAtctaatatttgtattttagtgGTATGTGATGTGGAGAACTTGCTTCACCCAATACACTGTCCAACATAAAAGTCTGCAGGCCACTAGACAGGAGAGTTAAACAGAGTTATAGATGCTGGTTTACAGGACATGCAAATCCATCCACTTACTTGTATAGAGTCGTTCGCCATCGttgtctgtgctgctctgaTCACAGACAACCTGTGCACATGTGGGGCTCGTCCTTCAGGTCAACGGGCTGtctcctctcccaggacagtAAAATAAGATGGTGGTAGTTGTAAAGGAAGACGGCTATTGCTGAATGTTATCTTCACTTTATACAAACAGGCTGTATAGACACAAAGGCAAACAAGTCAAGAGGTAATCCGCATTGTTGGGTTGCCCGGCCGCGCCTGAACTGATCCTCCCAGCGTTTTCCAATGTGTGAGGTCCTCTCTTCACTCACATTAAAATGCCTTGTGTGTTgcgtttttaaaaacaaagacgaGTCTTCCGCTGCTGAGCTACACACTCATTGTTCATCTTATTCCCTGGAGGTTCGTCATTCAACagctagcagcagcagcagctccattaaaacacacgcagcggcagcagctcctgctcacacacaccacatgaaataaaagagagacccttcctcttcttcttcctcttcctcttcttttcccgGTAACATCCGTGAAACACGCCTCAGTCTCTGTAtcacatgccacacacacacacacggaggaaggagaagaataCGCCGCCTGTCAGTCCTCCAGTggccgctcacacacacaatgacgGACAATGGCCAGCTCCTCTGTCCGCTCAAGGTTCCGCTGACTCCACTTAGACGAGCTCCGGCGACATTGAGCTGAGTCGCGTCTTCCTCGGTGGTTTGTCGCTCAGCATCTCCTCACGTTCAAACTGCGGCCAACTGACGCCACGGGGGCACGCGCACCACACCATTTGTACGACAGACACTGCCGCGCGCCCCCGACGCTCTGGCAATGCCGCCCGGCCGCTCATTGGTCCGGGGCAAGGCGGCGGGGGCGCGCCCGGATGTGCCATGTGACCCGCACTAGCACAGTCGTGGTGAACTGTAACTTATAATGAACCAACTGTTGAATACACACATGTGAAGGCagtgacaacaacacagagccatactcacagacacacagtactCACATCGTGTACTAGTATCACACAATATTTCAATGTTTAAGGTAAGATAATctgaaataagataaaatgagatgagataagataagataagataaaatgagatgagatgagatgagatgagatgagatgagatgagatgaaatgaaatgaaatgagacaagataagatacgatgagataagatgagatgagataagataagatgagataagataacaTATGAATATGAGTATacgtatatgtatatatgtacttttacttaacaTACAGCAATGTTGATTTTAGTTATGGATATGGTTTTAATTCCATGCAAAGCCTAACTGTTGCTGTCTTAtgacttcttttatttttcttacatttttccCTTTCAAGTACCATCTGAAGTTCTCGTTTTTGTAGCTTCATCATTTCTCTTCACAGACCGCTACACTTATAAAGACTCACTTGAATACCTTTACCTGCTGTAACATATTATTAAAGATAATCCAGGTACAAAGCGTAGCTAAGTAAACCAATTAAATAGTGTGTTGAAGGCATTAAATGAACCAGGTCCAAGCTTTAAGTCTGAAGTCTAGTACAGGGCATGtctcttttaaataaaagaagctCCAAAGCACAACTGAGGCTGAACTCATCCGGACACATTCATAACAAGCCTGTGTTCTCATGTGTGGAGgggagaaggtgagagaggaAAGCTCATCACAGGGAAAAGCAATGCCACGGTGGTGTGAGTGGGTAGATTTGATAGAGAAGGTGATCTGGACTACATTTGCATAGCTGAtttgcaaaatgaaaatttGTCAGCAACAGGATAAGTAGGAAGACGGAACAGAGCGTAACCCAAGTGCtctgagatacacacacagcacatatcCTGTATACTGGCAAATCTGTAAATGTATCCACATGAATTGAttcagtgtgtggatgtgttgaGAGGGGAGTAATGATTTATAACTGGCTAACAAGATGCCCTTCTTCACATTTCCAAACAATCACCTCTgttgtcaaataaatgtcaagctgtaaattatgttttgttGGGTTactcacatttttataaagaaGCTGATTGATCAGTCTTGTCAACAACATGTTTCATATCATAAtaatagtattttttattttaaagtagtATTTTAGAGActtgttttcatgtatttcagTGCACAGGGatttttcaacatatttttCTACTGTTGTGACTGTTGTATTTTTCCTGGTACTCACATGTTTTCGTAATGCCATCTTAAAAACTGTCTTTGTAAATCTCAACCCAAAACAGGCTAGTTATGATCATTTATATGGCTAACTACAGATGTACAATTGATTTAGACTATTGCATTGTGCAAATTGTGGAAAACAACATTACACTTCTCCACAGACATTCTTTTACAATTTTGAAGTAAAATCCATCAAATATCTGAATGACAAATAACAAGTATTCAATTATTAAAAATGGTTGTCGATTATTTCACTTATCAATAAAAGGATGTTGGATTATTATCTAATTCGGAATTTGCtccaacattttttgtttgtaacGTGAACctcgaaaaaaataaaactttttttttactttattgttttcttgttgaGTCGCAGTGACCGTTGACCTTCTGACCGATCCTCCACCAGAGACGGTAAGTTAGCTTAACCGCTAGCTACGCAGCTAGTTAAAGTTCGTTCATCTGTTATTAAAGCATAATAACCTACACTCTGCTTGTGGTTGGATATTTAACTATGGTGGGATGCATTCGGtcaacaaactaaacacacGATACGTGTACAGTCTTTATATGAAGGTTATTTATCTGCTTTGACTCGGGTGTATGTTAGCATCGGCTAGCATTTTTGGAAATTAGCAAACAGCTTCGTATCAGCTAACTGACTCTAACCGCTCGTGCAGTGCAGGGCAGCGTCCAAACAACCGTTAATGTGgcgttttgttgtttttcaacagGTTTCCGAATAAATGCGGACTTTAGCTACAGCAGAAGACATGACAGGTGTCGAGGGTGGAGTTGAGCTCCAGCTGGAAAACTCCCCTCCGGGACATGAAGTGATCGGGGAACGGCCGCAGGAGGACGTGAGCGCGGCTGAGGGGCCGTCAGAGTCCGGGGAGGGCGAGTCCAACTCCGGCCAGAGAGGTCGAGTAAAGTCTCCCATAGCCGGTGGGTGCATGTCAGATCCTACACATCTTTAagagtttaaataaaacagacacataaGACACGGCCTCTTAAAGGGGCTTGatgctgtttgtatttttaaaggatCCACTTTCCTCTTGTTAACATTGATATTGAATGGGTCttagagctggaggaggaggatgacgcACCGCTGTCAGTACTGGCTGACGTCGCTCCGGCGCCACCCCGCGGTGATACTGCGACCTGCAGCTGGGACAGTGAGGCCCGCAGCTGTCCTGAGCTCGGACATCAGGAGACATGTGTCCAGTCCATGCGGCTGCAGCTCCAGTTCCTCCTGAGCCAAGCCGATGACTTGATGAATGGGTGAGTGAGGGTCTCAGGTGACCACAATACACTGGCTTTATCTATTTGACTTAAATCTCTGCCTGCTTCTTCCACCTTAAGACTTTCTCCCAAAAATCCCATCAATTGCTGCTTTGCAAAAAGTTGCACATGCTTTCATATCACCTCACCTTGAGTAATGTTCTGCACTTTACTAAGTTTTCAGCCAGTGCTCCCTCCATTGTATTCAGTTAATGCAAAATGCTGCTGCCCGGCTTATCACTTGAAAAGGCATTGACCACATCAACCATGTGCTCTCCCCTTTTGTCAGAGTTCGCTGCCCATCAAACTTAGACAAAGTCATTCTCTTGCTTCTTTTAAATTCCTTCTTTAAAGTTGACTTGATTTTTTCAAATGGTTGACATTGGCcgttctcttttctctgtggatGTTACATGGTTTTATTCCCATTTGATCTGTCTGGGATTGTTTATTTCTTGTAaactttgtaacattgttaagTAAAGGGcgatataaatcaaatgtattgttttttttatctattcatttatctgtttttataaGGATTGACATTCTGTCGTTGTGTTCTGACAGGCAGGATGATCGAGAGAGGGAGGCTCATGCTGCTGCCGTACCAAACTTCCTGTGGACCTGTCAGCCTTATTTTAACTACGTGGAATCCACAGCTCAGAGCAGCCTGATGTCCCAGCACACCCCTCTGCCTTATGACATCCACACAAAGGTAAATGCTTCCTTTTCTCCCCTGTAGGATGAAGCCGTTTTGGTAGCTTTGGTTTCATTTAGCTCAGTTAGCAGCTTTTGTATCCAGAGGATGTTGAACTAGTGTTTTGCATTAATCATTCCCTGTCTGGTTTTACACTttcataatttgttttatttttctaatcaCTTGGCTTCTAATAAAGTTGGTGTACAAAGTTGCGTAAATTGTTTGCAGAGCCTTTCCATGTAATGTAAAGCTACACACTATAAATATTCGGACACTGTGCTGACCGACTAATGTATTTcccatatttttgttttctgtatttgccaGTGGAGAAAAATGCTGTCAAGAAGATTGACAGATGATTTGTTCCTTGAATTTCAACTACACATATGACTAAATGTGACACATCCAGCTTCATTTGAATGCTCACACTATACGCCTTACtttgattaaaagaaacagaTGCTCTCAAACATTAAAGACTGGAATCCTGGGAACGTAGAAATTACACTTGGGTGCATGAAACCtataaaccataaaaaaaacttcattaTAAAAGACTAAAGCAATTTACTTGACAGATCACAGAGAATTTTCACTATAACAGACATATTAGCAAACAACAGGTTTAACTGCTACAGCTTGACTCTAAACTtctactctgtgtgtgtgtgtgtgtgtgtgtgtgtgtgtgtgtgtgtgtgtgtgtgtgtgtgtgtgtttgtgtgtttgtgtgtttgcttgtgtgcgTGCAGCTGTTAGACTTCTCTCAGCAGCTGTGTGACAAGTTGGAACAGCTGGTGTTAACCCACGCCAGACACAGTCTCCTCTGTTTGGATGAATCTAATCCTAacaggtacaaacacacacacacacacacacacaggaacaagaTCTAGAATTTATGAAATcttcatacatatatatatatatatatatatacatacactttTCTCCTGGAAGATTATTGTCATTCTTATCCTTTAATAAATGTTGTCTGTCCAGGTATCTTGGTCCTCAAGGTACATCACATTACAgttgtgtttattgatttatgtccatataaatacatacagtataataaaACCTTAAATTTATGAGGGCAGGtatattttggttatagtttataaatatttaactttgtACATTTGCATACCTCCAGAGATTCAAATTCTAGTTAAAGAAGTTGCTTCAAATAACACAAGCCTGTAAGCAGTGCCCACAttatcaacaacacaacaaataaaaccaaaacattcaCAACTCTTACAGATTGTAGAAAGTATAAATGTTTTTAGCTGTAAATGTTGATTCACCCATTTGTGACTTTCACTACTGTAACCGTCTCATTTCCCAGCAGGGATcagtctgttttcatttcttttaccGTCTAACTCTCCAATCTCTCCCGTCTGCGGCCCCAGCTTGTCTCACTTCTGCATCGGTCAGACTCAGCTTGGCCAACTGAGGCTGACGGCGTTTCGCTACTGCAAACCCACTCCGTACCTCGCCCAGGTTGACACAGGCTTGTACAAACGGATGCGGTGGAACCTGGAGACGCTCCCAGACAAACCACAGCAGGCAGATGAGAAGCAGGTtggagagagcgaggaggaggcaGAAACAGTTAGAGAGACAGAGTAGTGAGtttctccatcttttatttCCTATGTCCCTTCAGTTCTCGCTCGGCCGCTCACTGATGAgaattcttcttttaaaaaccttCTGCCATGATGACATGATGTTCATTGATCTCTAATTGTCAGCTTACTTTcttactgttgtgtttgtgtccctaTTAGTTACTTCCTGTGCTATGAGGATATTCCCAATGCACATGCAGATGCTGAGGATGAGAGCCAAGGGGACGTGGTGAGGATGTGGTCCATCGGTCGGTGGGTGCAGGTGAAGCCAGACCCTGACACAGAGGACATCCATGACTGGTATACTCGTATACATTCTTCCTTTTAAACTGAGAGTTGTTCTCCTAAAGCTGGGCACAGACCACAGGAATTATGGGCCCATTTAACCCTGATTCTGACATCCTGAGAATTggaggagaaatgtggtctggAACCTTGGTTGATACTGATGTTCGGCCCAGATGATGTGAGGGCTTACAGAGCCATTCTTTAACCTGCCAAACTGCCTGCAGAATGATCAGCGCTGCCCCAATTTTACATTCTACTTATCAAACATAGTTGATATTTAGGATTTAAAATCAGGATGATTATGTCAGTTCTTTctgagcagaaccacaacagCCAATGCGAGAGATAGGGGCAGTAGAGGAGGCTGCCAAGCAACAGTAAACAATCTGAGGCTAATGCCAGCTAATCTGCTACCATTGACAGATATTATAactgaatattaatattttctccTTGACCATTTTGTCATCCTGACCCCCCTTCTGCTTCTGTTTATCAACATAAGAGGAAGTTGTCACTCCACGCCACTCTCCAATTTGTTTACATCTGCTTCCCCATGAGGTCACATGAGATGTAAGATGTCGTGTCGCTGCCTGTGGAGCAATAATCGTAATAATATCCTGTACTGTGTGATGCACTGTTATTTTCTAATCTTGTAGCGTGTGCAAAAAACCTACAGGACGGAttaacatgaaacttggtggaagcatGTGGTATGTGCGTCaagaaagaacacattcaatgttggtgcagatccacatcagggggcggatccagtatattttttactttcctaACTTTACAAGATAGGGTGTTTTTGaaaatttttacttttttgatggatcttgatgaaaaaagcaGGCACATTTTGGGAACAGATATCTGGgaacttgg
Protein-coding regions in this window:
- the c1h19orf67 gene encoding UPF0575 protein C19orf67 homolog isoform X2, producing MRTLATAEDMTGVEGGVELQLENSPPGHEVIGERPQEDVSAAEGPSESGEGESNSGQRGRVKSPIAELEEEDDAPLSVLADVAPAPPRGDTATCSWDSEARSCPELGHQETCVQSMRLQLQFLLSQADDLMNGQDDREREAHAAAVPNFLWTCQPYFNYVESTAQSSLMSQHTPLPYDIHTKLLDFSQQLCDKLEQLVLTHARHSLLCLDESNPNSLSHFCIGQTQLGQLRLTAFRYCKPTPYLAQVDTGLYKRMRWNLETLPDKPQQADEKQVGESEEEAETVRETEYYFLCYEDIPNAHADAEDESQGDVVRMWSIGRWVQVKPDPDTEDIHDWITCELPQADYHRLLFLGSKEPSSCNATELLKQLLLSKQTTQ
- the c1h19orf67 gene encoding UPF0575 protein C19orf67 homolog isoform X1, producing MRTLATAEDMTGVEGGVELQLENSPPGHEVIGERPQEDVSAAEGPSESGEGESNSGQRGRVKSPIAELEEEDDAPLSVLADVAPAPPRGDTATCSWDSEARSCPELGHQETCVQSMRLQLQFLLSQADDLMNGQDDREREAHAAAVPNFLWTCQPYFNYVESTAQSSLMSQHTPLPYDIHTKLLDFSQQLCDKLEQLVLTHARHSLLCLDESNPNSLSHFCIGQTQLGQLRLTAFRYCKPTPYLAQVDTGLYKRMRWNLETLPDKPQQADEKQVGESEEEAETVRETEYYFLCYEDIPNAHADAEDESQGDVVRMWSIGRWVQVKPDPDTEDIHDCRITCELPQADYHRLLFLGSKEPSSCNATELLKQLLLSKQTTQ